The genomic segment tatctcaaaagagtatTTCTCAAGACATACTCTACACTGATCctatctcattaatataacaaagacaacctattcctAAATGGGTTGATAACCACACACATAGATATTAGGACTtataacacattttggggggacacaattcagcctaTAACCCCAAGGTTGTTCCATTAACAGAAAACTTCTGCCTGAAGATATGATAAATGAGAAATACTAACTGCTTTTGAGGAGCTCATGGAGTTTGCAGTCAAGTGCAGAGAAAGACAAATGAACAAATAATTACAACCGTGTGCAGTGGGATAAAGCACTAGATGCTATGAGGACATCCAACCCAGACTAGGTGGCTTAGGGAATGTTTTgtggaacatctaagtcaattggcataataaaatctattaagaaaacattctgcttcccactttggagagtggcattttGTGTtttaaaccctagcaagcagccatctaagatgcatcagttggtctctacccacctggagcaaaggataatgaagaacaccaaagacaaggtaaatatgagcccgagagacagggccacgtaaaccagagactccatcagcctgagaccagaagaactagatggtgcccagctaccacctgtgactgccctgacagggaacacaacagagaatccctggtggagTGGGAGAACAGCTGGattcagacctcaaattcttgtaaaaactccagacttaatggtctgactgagactggagggaccccggaggtcatcaTCCCAAGTCCTTCTGTTAgttcaagactggaaccattcccgaagccaactcttcagacagggattgaactggactataagacagaaaatgatactggtgaggagtgagcttcttggctcaagtagagacacatgagactatctgggcagctcctgcctgaaggggagatgaaaaggcagaggaggacaggagctggttgaatggtcgtggacaatacagaatatagggtGGAAAGaaagagtgctgtcacattagggggagagcagctaggattaCATATTAAGGTGTGTatcagtttttgtatgagagactgacttgaattgtaaactttcacttaaaacacagttttaaaaaaactcatgaaaataaagaactaGGTTAGACATAACATATTTAAAACTTTGTTGAAATACATTGAGACTTACAGAAAAGTGTTAGGAATATTACAAGACTGGTGCTTGGCTACGAACctaaaggtcaccagttcaaacctccttagcggctctgtgggagaaacacccgacaatctgcttctgtaaagcttacagcctagaaaaccctatgggccagtcacttaggattgctatgagttggcactgacaccatggcacccaacaacaacaacaaagtttacCCTTCACCCAGATTCTCAAATTAACATCTTTACTACAGTGGCTCTTTCATTCTCTCTAcgtctctttctcttctctgaacCATGTGAGAGTACcatattttttgcaaataactTGTCTTCGTAAATAACATGCCAACACATTAAACGGGCATAGCgtgctgccatggattgaattgtgtccctccaaaatatgtgtcaacttggttaggccgtgattccgagtattgtgtggttgtcctccattttatgattgacataattttcctatatgttgtaaatcctaatctctgagATTAGGATTTACATGAGGCAAGATTgaattatgttgaagaggattagggtgggaggtaacacccttgctcaggtcacatccctgttccaatgtaaagagagtttccctggagtgtggcctccaacaccttttatcttacaagagataaaaggtaagggtagcaagcagagagtgggggacctcataccaccaagaaagcagtaccgggagcagagcacatcctttggacctggggtccttgcgtggagaagctcctagtccaggggaaggttgatgagaaggaccttcctccagagcctacagagagagaaagtcttcccctggagctgatgccctgaatttgggcttgtagcctactagattgtgagaaaataaatttctggatAGCTGGCAAATCCCATGGGTTATTTTCAAGAACCAGAGACAAAAGGCTAAATAGACTCCTTTGTCTCACAGTGATATGCACCCCCCTTCCCCCGCCCAGCACCGCCCAGACGTGACTGTCCCATTATGCAGAACTTCGCTCAAAGAGTTTCTCTTCCCAGATGCCTTCCCTGTCACTGTCACATTTTTCCCTGTAATTCTCCATAGGCATTATCACCATCTGGCTGTATGTGTGGTTGGTGGTTTGTCACATGCTGGTTGGCTTTCTCTCCCCTATAAGGAAGTGTGGGAACAACTACATCCTCCATGGTAGCCACTTATTCTTGTTCATTGACTGATAGTTGTGAGACATTGAGCATATGAAACTGTTAGGACCTGGATGACTGCTTGGCTGTAGGGGAAGACGTAGTCAGGAATGAGTCCCGTTTGGTTCAGCATCCCGAGACCCATGGGGCAGATTCCCCTCAGAGCTGATAACCAAGAAATGCCTATTGATAATATACCTCCCACGAGAGGGTTTGTCCTGCCTGCtgcgcaccccccccccccccaccccagccctggcCACCGTCAAGGTTTACGTACATTGTTCTTTCAGTGGTGCTAATTGAGCTCCTGCTCTAGGCAGGGCTCAGCTGTCAGTGCTGAGCACAGGCAGGGTCTGCCCATCAGATGAAGCCAAGCTCACATTCTAGCTGGGGTGAAGGAGTTAACCAGAGAGCAGTGGTTGCTGTCCAGGAAATAAAGGAGATCATTGTGCCAGAGAACGACTAGCAGAGGTGAAGAGGAGCTGTCTAGGTCAGTGTAGGGAGGGTCTCCCTGAGGAAATGGCATTTGAACTCAGAGTGGACTCACGAGGAGCCAATAGGCGAACCTCAATATGCACGTCAGGTTAGGCCACTCCTTTTCACAAGCTTGCCAAGGCTCCCTGTGTCTCTCACAGGGTCCTACAAACCCCCTGTGGCCCCCTCCCCAATTACCTCTCAAACCCCTTCAGTTCCCCTCCTCTGTTTACTCATTGCGGCTACACCAGCCTGCTTGCTCTTTCGTCGTGACTGCACCCTCGCCTGAGGGCTTTGTGCTTTCTGTTCCCTCTGTGTGGAACACTTTTCCTCCAGACACCCGCATGACTCACTCCCTCACCTTCCAGCTGTAGCTCAAATGTCAGCTTCTCAGTGAGGCCTGCACTGACTTCCTATGTAACATTCTCCACCCCGCTACTCTTCGTTCTGTTTCTTCTGTAGTGCTTAATGCCTTCGAACATGCTACATGATTTTACTTGTTATCTGTTTTCTCCCACTAGAATGGAAGCTCTGTGGGAGCAAGGGTTTTATCTGTTTTACTCCTGGCTGTCTTCCTGGTGCCTAGAACGATGCCTGGGACATAGCAGTTGGTCAGTAAATACATATTGGCTGGATGGACATTTTAGGAAAATTAGCCTGCCAGCTGTGGCAAGTGGACCCGAGAGGGCGGCGTGGGGGAGGcaggaagagcagctaggaggaTGTTGAGCTGGTCAGATGACAAATAATGGTGGCTTGCATCAGTCAGAGAGGTGGCTGGGTTCTGGTCACATTTTGGAGACAGCTGATGGTCACAAGTCTTGGGTCACAAAAGCGGACTCCTCAGAAGCTGGGATAAattgttctttccttccttccccacaTTTGTCTCATGTTCTGATTTGTTACtaggtctttctcttctttctcctttaaaAGTGTTTATCCGGTGAGTCCGTCTTTCCACCTAAGTCTCCCCGGTCCTTCCTGGAGGGAGGTGGTACAGCTGAGTAACAGGGAGGCGTCTCTCTTCTGTCCCGGTGCAGATTGCTTTTTTGTTAGAGAAAGAGAACAAACCTCCTAGCAAGGAGCTGACTAAGGAGGACCTCTTCAAGACGTGTAGCACGCCTGTCACCCCATCCACCACTCCTGTGCTGTTACCCCTGACTGTCGAGTCCAGCCCCAGGAGCGGAGACCTGGATACCAGAGACTTGGAAATGTCTAAGAAAGTCAGGCGATCCTACAGCCGGCTGGAGGCCCTCAGCTCCACCTCCATCCCAGGCCGCCGGTCCTGCTTTGGCTTTGAGGGGCTGCCGGTGGCACAAGATTTTGCCAGAGTCTCACCTGTGGTGTGTTCGAAGTCATTCGAGGTCACCGGTGTCTCTGTGAAGCCCTGGGCCCCAGATACAACTCTCCCTGGGATCTCCCCACCAATCACAAAAGAGAAacgaaagaagaagaaagtgccagAGATCCTGGTGAGTGAGGGGCAGGGGCTTCCCTCTGCTGTCACGCAGCACAGCCAAAGACATGTGGGTTGGGCTCAGCTCTGTTGTTTGGGGGAAAGGTGGCATCTGCCGGGGGTAGGTGGAGGTGCTCCGCCAGCGTGCTCCCTCTGCGCTCACCTGCCCCCCGTTTCTCTTCCCCCAGAAATCGGAGCTGGATGAGTGGGCCGCGGCCATGAATGCTGAGTTTGAAGCTGCTGAGCAGTTTGATCTCCTGGTTGAATGAGATGAAATGGGGGTTCATCTGGCCAgactctcccctcctcccctgtACATAgcttccttctcccctccccctgtGGTAGCCTGGAAAAGACACTGGGGTCCACCTCTGAGGGTTCAGGTGGCGACGGCCATCTCAGTTTCAGGAAATGGGGTCCATCTGGCTTGGCCACTCATCAAGGTCCTGTCTCTAGTATGTGGCCCCCTTGCCCTTCCTCTCTGCCTCTGGGGATCTGGCCAGAGGGCGTTAAAGGGCAGGGGCTGGAGGGTAAGGGCACCTCTACTCTTGTTGGAAAGTGTTTGGCTGCTCGGAGCTGGCCCCGATGGAAACTGGCACCAAGGGCTATGGCCGGCTTCTGATGCTCTCTCTCTAGTTGCCTTCTGTTGGGCTCTTGGTTCCCAGCTGCAAGCCTAGCTGTGTAAAGAGGCTTTAGGTTCCATGGGGTTCCTCTTAGATGATGTCGATGGTCCAGGAAAGAACTTTGGGTTGGAGGACAGCTTTATCTTTGAGGAAGAAGCTGGCACTCGGCCTGTAGAGTCTACATtttgaagaaggaagggaggccTTGGTTGGGTCTCAGGCCATAAGCTTTTATGACTAGGAGCTTTTTTATAGTCTTGTTTTCTGTTGTTGAGGTCCTCAGTAAATGCCAGGGGTGCTGGCTGCTTGGAGCTATGAGTGTATTTTAGGGGGTGTGGCGGCCATGGACTGGGCTCACCTGGGCACCTCTGAGGGGCTAGGACGGGGCCTTACCACCCTGCCACCCTGCAGGAAGGACCCATGGCAGAAGGCTCCCCGTCTCGTCAGTCACACCCATTTCTTACAAAAAGCACTGAGGTCTACTCAGCTCTGGAAGAAAAAGTTACTAGGTTGGAAAGTCCCAGTCCCATCAGCATTTACAACTATACTCGTGAAGTTCTAGGAAGACTTTCTCAAATGACCAGAAAGGGATAGAAGTTTATAGAAATTTTAGCTTCCTTGTTCGCCTCTCAGAAGAGAATGCTGCCTGAGGAAGGTACCAGGAGCTGAGTTAGGGGTCTCGTCTCGGGGGAATATCCCCCTGTTCCCTTTTCTGCATACTGGTACCATGCTACCATCCTGCCATAGCCCAGGCCAGTATTACTTTTGGTGCTTCCACGTTCATGGAATTGGAAGCAAGAAGTGTGGAGGGGCTGCTGGATAATAGGACATCGGGGAAGACAAGTGCTTGGTTGGGGTAATTGGACGCAACGGCACAGGCCTGGTGGGCGCTTATAAAACCCTTTGTGAGGCCTGGGAGTCCCAGGGCATCTGTTTGGCATGTTGTGCCTTGTCAGACCCTGCACACAAGCCCCCTGCGGATGCCCTTTTAGCTGGACCCCACTGGAAGCTTTCTTGTCCTCACTCTGGTGAGCGGAGCTCTTGGGACGTGCATTGGTCCTGTGGTGGCTGCTCAGGGTAGACAGATGGGGTTGAGTTGACATACTGCAGACTTCTCGGTCCATGAGCAACTGAGAATGTAGGGTTTAAGGaaaagttgtttgtttgtttgtttgtttgtttttaataaaaaaacaGATTAAAGAATTTCTGCTTGTTTGTAGACTTTGTTTCTATTATTGGGGCAGAGGCAAGGCTGTGAGGTCTAGGAAACAAGCCTTCTTTGGGctgtcaccagggttttcccttTGTACAGTGGCTGTCAGCCTGGCCTCCCACCAGGGGCCCTGTGGCAGATCATGACCCCATCACCACCATGCCTGTTTTTCTGTCTGGTCACCCATCTCTGCCTGGAGAGGTGACCTTGAGGCAAGGCCTGCCTGCACCTGTCTCCTTGCTTGTGCAAGCCTCCCTCAGCACCCAGGGGAGATGCTGGGCACCAAATGCCCTCTCAAGTCCAGTCTTCATCCCCCTGCGCCTCTTTCCTTTCAGGTTCCTTCAAAGGAGCCAGAGTCCTGCAGCTGCCCAGCCTAGATGCTCCACAGCTGTGGGTGCCTGGGGGAGGAGCTGGGGAGCTTGTCAAAGATGCAGTTTCCTGGGCCCTATCTCTGGAAATTCAGTGGGTCTGAAGCGAGGCCCAAGAACATGCGTGCAACTTGATGCAGGGAGCCCAAACCAGCTTCCCTCCGTCTCATCCTCTGCACTCATCCTTGCCTTCTAGTCTTTACAACAAAGTCAAGGCCATTCAATTCTTCCCACAACCTTCCCAAACGTATCCACTATTACCCCCTTTCCCTACCTGGAGAGGGACCCTCTTTTCAAGGTCAACCTCCATTTATCTCTGAGACCTTGCTTGGCTTTTTCCTACAAGTTCTAAACAGGTTTGTATCTATTGtaaaaaacaacccaaaagtcttaaacgctagcaagcggccatctaagatgcatcaattggtctctacccacctggagtaaaggataatgaagaacaccaaagacaaggtaaacatgagcccaagagacagggccacataaaccagagactcccatcagcctgagaccagaagaactagatggtgcccagctaccacctatgactgccctgacagggaacacaacagagaatccctgatggagcaggaacaactgtgggatgcagacctcaaattctagtgaaaacaccagacttaatggtctgacagactggagggaccccggaggtcatggtccccagaccttctgttagtccaagactggaaacattcccgaagccaactctccagacagggattgaactggactgtaagacaggaaatgatactggtgaggagtgagcttcttgcctcAAGTAGAGACACAATTTGACTATGtgggctgctcctgtctggaggggagatgagagggcagagggggacaggagctgattgaatggacatggggaatacagggtagagaggaggagtgtcctgtctcattagggggagagcagctaggagtacatagcaaggtgtgtataagtttttgtatgagagactgacttgacttgtaaacttttaaagcacaattgaaaaaaaaaaaaaaaaaaactcaaaaaagccTTGGCCAGCATCTGTATGAGCTACTACCGTAGCCCCATCCTTCCAGAGTTAAGCTCCTTGGAAGAATGCTCTGAAGTTCTGATTCCTTTCCTTTTGCTGCGGGTGCTCTTATCTCTCAGACTGGGCAGAGGCAACCAGGGATCCCCTGATACTACAGGCGGGTCCTCTGCAGCCTGGCCTGGAGCGACCTTTCTCAGTCCTCTTGGCACTGCTGGCTCCTTGGTGGCCCCTCTTCCTTGGGTTCCCCTTAAACACCAGGGCCCCCGGGTTCAGTCCTGGACCCTCCTTCCAAACTACTTGTTCTCCCTGGATAAACTCAAGCTCTCTGGGCCACCTCTTTGTCACAGACTTGTCAGTCTTTATCTTCAACTCTTGAGCCTCAAACGAGAATCTGGAACTGCCTTCCAGATCTCTCAACTCAGAAATCATCTCAAACTCAGCTCATCGGCCAGCTCACCACCTCCTGTGTGCCCTAGGCCTTAGTGTTACAGCTGCCCTGGTCATAAGCCAAAACCTGAGCGTGGGCAGTTCTGCCCTCTCCCTCGCCTCCCCCATCCGTCAGCCTTAAGGCCTGTCAGCACTACCCCCTCAGCATCCCCCACAGCCACTGGACAAACGCACTGACTGTGAGTGGGCCTCCTTCCCACCAGCCTCTGTCATCTCTCCAAACTGCCCACACTGGGGCCAGAATGAGTTTCCTCAGAGTCAAAATGTGGTACTATCATCCCTTGTGTAAAACCCTCTGGTGACTGCCCATTATCCATGTGGTGGCGTAACACGTGGTCATTGGTCTTTGGTTGTGCAGTGTCGCAGCCTCCTCCAGGTGGGAATCTGCGGGATCCCACTTCCCTCCGTGGAGTGAAGAGACCAGACACTGGTTCTCCCTCATCCAGGCAGCCAGGAGGTGGGTGCCTGGCTCAGCTCAGCTAATCAGGTTCACTACCTGGAGAGAGGACCACAGACAAGGATGACAGGATTCAGTGAGGGGGGCGGCATCACATGTccaggggcagtcattcccctGGCCTCCATTGTCCAGTGTGGAGATGGCAGGATGCTATCGTTTGCTCCTGTGGTGGGCTGTAATGTGGTTCTGGCCACCAACAGCAGTAGCTCCTGCCTTTTTGAATCTGGTTCTAAAATTTCCTTCAGTGACTCCCGATTCTTCCAGTAAACTCCTTTTCTACTCAAattaaggtccctaggtggtgcaaatggtttgtgcatGACTATGttataaaggttggtggtttgaacccatcggaagaaaagacctggggatctgcttcctttaagattacagccaagaaaaccctttgaaacagttctactctgtaacacttggggtcgccatgagtcagaatgggcttcatggcaactaacaaagacTGCTCAAATTAGCCAGCGTTTTCAGTGGTTTGCAACCAGAACCTTGACTCCCTCAGCAGGGCCCACGAGGACTCCAGGACAAGGCTGGGACCCGCATCTCTGGTCTGATGGTCCACAGACTCAGTGTAGGCCCCAAGCTGCAACCAAGTCTGCACCGGCGAGCCTTTGAAGAGCCTGC from the Loxodonta africana isolate mLoxAfr1 chromosome 7, mLoxAfr1.hap2, whole genome shotgun sequence genome contains:
- the CDCA5 gene encoding sororin isoform X3; its protein translation is MFCGTSKSIGIIKSIKKTFCFPLWRVAFCVLNPSKQPSKMHQLVSTHLEQRIMKNTKDKIAFLLEKENKPPSKELTKEDLFKTCSTPVTPSTTPVLLPLTVESSPRSGDLDTRDLEMSKKVRRSYSRLEALSSTSIPGRRSCFGFEGLPVAQDFARVSPVVCSKSFEVTGVSVKPWAPDTTLPGISPPITKEKRKKKKVPEILKSELDEWAAAMNAEFEAAEQFDLLVE
- the CDCA5 gene encoding sororin isoform X1, which encodes MSERGARSGGAARRSGPQSPSPTKSLRRSQRKSGSDLLNTLPEIWPKAPHAAPARKPIVLKKIVAHEVEIPAVQSPRRSPRIAFLLEKENKPPSKELTKEDLFKTCSTPVTPSTTPVLLPLTVESSPRSGDLDTRDLEMSKKVRRSYSRLEALSSTSIPGRRSCFGFEGLPVAQDFARVSPVVCSKSFEVTGVSVKPWAPDTTLPGISPPITKEKRKKKKVPEILKSELDEWAAAMNAEFEAAEQFDLLVE
- the CDCA5 gene encoding sororin isoform X2; its protein translation is MSERGARSGGAARRSGPQSPSPTKSLRRSQRKSGSDLLNTLPEIWPKAPHAAPARKPIVLKKIVAHEIPAVQSPRRSPRIAFLLEKENKPPSKELTKEDLFKTCSTPVTPSTTPVLLPLTVESSPRSGDLDTRDLEMSKKVRRSYSRLEALSSTSIPGRRSCFGFEGLPVAQDFARVSPVVCSKSFEVTGVSVKPWAPDTTLPGISPPITKEKRKKKKVPEILKSELDEWAAAMNAEFEAAEQFDLLVE